From the genome of Streptomyces sp. NBC_01260, one region includes:
- a CDS encoding RRQRL motif-containing zinc-binding protein: MSTLPVYPWRLAPDGYATFRQLRTRGLRPGGQDVAAVLERPRKRRGPLVAYLYRIDWAKPVRPMTPAKRAALAKANAAQQVCPNCRRDAGYRIPRSLGMCVPCAYPEEQCAA, from the coding sequence GTGAGCACGCTGCCGGTCTACCCGTGGCGCCTCGCCCCGGACGGCTACGCAACCTTCCGCCAACTCCGCACCCGCGGGCTGCGGCCCGGCGGTCAAGACGTCGCTGCCGTGCTGGAGCGCCCGCGTAAGCGTCGGGGCCCGCTGGTCGCCTACCTCTACCGCATCGACTGGGCGAAGCCGGTCCGGCCGATGACACCGGCCAAACGGGCCGCGCTGGCCAAGGCGAACGCCGCCCAGCAGGTCTGCCCGAACTGCCGAAGGGACGCCGGGTATCGCATCCCGCGCTCCCTCGGCATGTGCGTGCCCTGCGCCTACCCCGAAGAACAGTGCGCCGCCTGA
- a CDS encoding DUF3631 domain-containing protein, which produces MTAAPTTPPLDGATVLNDVETFHRRFNVFPTEAAYVAVTLWDAHAHLVECFETTPRIAFLSPEPGSGKSRALEIVELLTPRPVSTVSASANALYRLVDSAAGLPTVLFDEVDTIFGPKAGADEALRGFLNAGYRRIGGALRCVGEGSNQNAQVFGSYCAVAMAGLGSLPDTVLTRSIIIRMRKRAPNERVEPYRQRIHEKQGHELRDQLAAWADTVRDQVADAWPEMPEGVTDRPADVWEPLLAVADAAGGDWPDRARAACLELISAAHDNDEASLGVRLLTDLRDRVFCGADRVPTAVILEGLLAMDDAPWGDLDDKPINSRTLARLLAQYVTPANKPIKPRGIRTPAGFPKGYYAEDLTDAWTRYCPLPPEESATSATSATPQVSGGESVADTATAIRHMSAETATPLFPVAG; this is translated from the coding sequence ATGACCGCAGCACCAACCACCCCGCCCCTCGACGGCGCCACCGTGCTCAACGACGTGGAGACCTTCCACCGCAGGTTCAACGTCTTCCCCACCGAGGCCGCCTACGTCGCCGTCACTCTGTGGGACGCGCACGCGCACCTGGTGGAATGCTTCGAGACCACACCGCGGATCGCCTTCCTCTCGCCCGAGCCGGGGTCGGGGAAGTCCCGGGCGCTGGAGATCGTGGAACTCCTCACCCCCCGGCCGGTCAGCACGGTCTCGGCATCCGCGAACGCCCTGTACCGGCTGGTCGACTCCGCCGCCGGACTGCCCACCGTGCTCTTCGACGAGGTGGACACCATCTTCGGCCCGAAGGCCGGCGCGGACGAGGCGCTGCGCGGATTCCTGAACGCCGGATACCGGCGCATCGGCGGGGCCCTGCGGTGCGTGGGGGAGGGCTCCAACCAGAACGCGCAGGTCTTCGGCTCGTACTGCGCAGTCGCCATGGCCGGGCTCGGCTCCCTGCCGGACACGGTACTGACCCGCTCCATCATCATCCGCATGCGCAAGCGCGCCCCGAACGAGCGCGTGGAGCCCTACCGGCAGCGCATCCACGAGAAGCAAGGCCACGAACTGCGCGACCAGCTCGCGGCATGGGCCGACACCGTCCGCGACCAGGTCGCCGACGCCTGGCCCGAGATGCCCGAGGGAGTCACCGACCGGCCGGCCGACGTATGGGAACCGCTCCTCGCCGTCGCCGACGCCGCCGGGGGCGACTGGCCCGACCGGGCCCGCGCCGCGTGCCTGGAGCTGATCAGCGCCGCCCACGACAACGACGAAGCCTCCCTCGGAGTCCGGCTGCTGACCGACCTCCGCGACCGGGTGTTCTGCGGCGCGGACCGCGTGCCCACCGCCGTCATCCTCGAAGGCCTCCTCGCCATGGACGACGCCCCATGGGGAGACCTGGACGACAAGCCGATCAACTCCCGCACCCTGGCCCGGCTCCTCGCCCAGTACGTCACCCCCGCCAACAAGCCCATCAAGCCGCGCGGCATCCGTACCCCCGCGGGCTTCCCGAAGGGCTACTACGCAGAAGACCTCACCGACGCCTGGACGCGGTACTGCCCTCTTCCCCCTGAGGAATCCGCCACGTCCGCCACATCCGCCACACCGCAGGTCAGCGGGGGTGAATCCGTGGCGGATACCGCCACAGCCATCCGCCACATGTCTGCGGAAACCGCCACACCGCTCTTCCCGGTCGCGGGCTGA
- a CDS encoding DUF6303 family protein — MKDHTAQMSIRGGRWRLYVVLMGVPVSQWPEHDFGPTPVVPPLTERSRALAALGFVFTDGAEWEWEEYSETPDDDTSPVRLLASVKVRSREGGAP, encoded by the coding sequence GTGAAGGACCACACCGCGCAGATGTCCATCCGTGGCGGCCGGTGGCGTCTGTACGTCGTGCTGATGGGCGTTCCGGTGTCCCAGTGGCCGGAGCATGACTTCGGTCCCACCCCCGTGGTGCCGCCGCTGACCGAGCGTTCACGTGCGCTCGCCGCACTCGGCTTCGTGTTCACGGACGGGGCCGAGTGGGAGTGGGAGGAGTACAGCGAGACGCCGGACGACGACACGTCGCCGGTGCGGCTGCTGGCCTCGGTCAAGGTGCGTTCACGAGAGGGGGGCGCTCCGTGA
- a CDS encoding GntR family transcriptional regulator — MAPKWRELADKLAERIRSGEYGPGQQLPHIRELVEAGEGSKSTVHAAYKALEAEGLVASSRGHGTVVRQQTPLKRLGIARYDKAKWRDSDQVAFIADRVATGRAYRRGDQTQTVSLVEAPPAVAEAHGLPVGADVYARARLVKEGDQPTHTLTSYYRPEHVEGTRIVDPTPGPAGRGGGFRVLYDAGYEIDHMKEQLFARVPTSDEAKLLQLAAGEWVVELHRTTFTADDTVVEFAIGVHAASRFAWEYDFNVPDSAQDGEAKH, encoded by the coding sequence ATGGCGCCGAAGTGGCGAGAGCTTGCGGACAAGCTGGCTGAGCGGATCAGGTCGGGCGAGTACGGCCCGGGCCAGCAGCTGCCGCACATCCGAGAGCTGGTCGAGGCTGGCGAGGGCTCGAAGTCGACGGTTCACGCGGCGTACAAGGCGTTGGAGGCCGAAGGGCTGGTCGCCTCATCGCGCGGACACGGGACGGTAGTACGCCAGCAGACACCGCTGAAGCGGCTCGGCATTGCCCGGTACGACAAGGCGAAGTGGCGCGACAGCGACCAGGTGGCGTTCATTGCCGACCGGGTAGCCACTGGCCGGGCCTACCGCCGGGGAGACCAGACGCAGACGGTCTCCCTCGTCGAAGCCCCGCCGGCCGTAGCGGAGGCACACGGCCTACCGGTCGGTGCGGACGTCTACGCGCGAGCCCGCCTGGTGAAGGAGGGCGACCAGCCCACGCACACCTTGACCAGCTACTACCGTCCCGAGCACGTCGAGGGCACGCGCATCGTCGACCCCACGCCGGGTCCCGCCGGCCGCGGTGGGGGATTCCGCGTCTTGTACGACGCTGGATACGAGATCGACCACATGAAGGAGCAACTCTTCGCGCGCGTCCCCACGTCGGACGAGGCGAAGCTTCTGCAGCTGGCCGCCGGCGAATGGGTAGTGGAGCTGCACCGCACCACGTTCACGGCGGACGACACGGTGGTCGAGTTCGCGATCGGCGTCCACGCCGCGTCCCGCTTCGCGTGGGAGTACGACTTTAACGTGCCCGACTCAGCGCAGGACGGAGAGGCGAAGCATTGA
- a CDS encoding YdcF family protein, with amino-acid sequence MISEQSWADAQTLWDYHQMHHEPRPCSVAIGLGSHDLGVADTAVDLYKRGMAPLIVFTGATSPTTRERMPRGEAVHYRERALELGVPSSAVLVEPKAHNTGENIRFSRSLLEKAGVNVASVLLISKPYEERRGYATARKLWPDVEIVSASMPLQLSDYVESIGNARLVFDMLVGALQRLRHYPQRGFMISQAMPEDVVRAYERLCNAGFRSRLVPEGAETHHGVLHPPAR; translated from the coding sequence TTGATTTCGGAACAGTCCTGGGCGGACGCACAGACGTTGTGGGACTACCACCAGATGCACCACGAGCCGCGGCCTTGCTCAGTGGCGATCGGCCTGGGCAGCCACGACTTGGGCGTGGCTGACACTGCGGTGGACCTCTACAAGCGCGGAATGGCACCCCTGATCGTCTTCACCGGCGCCACGAGCCCGACGACGCGAGAGCGCATGCCGCGCGGAGAGGCCGTGCATTATCGCGAGCGTGCGCTGGAGTTGGGGGTTCCCAGCTCCGCTGTGCTCGTTGAACCTAAAGCGCATAACACCGGCGAGAACATCCGATTTTCAAGGAGCCTGCTTGAAAAGGCGGGCGTGAACGTGGCATCGGTGCTGCTGATTAGCAAGCCGTACGAAGAGCGGCGCGGCTACGCAACGGCACGGAAGCTGTGGCCCGACGTAGAAATTGTGAGCGCGTCGATGCCGCTACAACTTAGCGATTACGTCGAATCAATTGGGAACGCTCGCTTGGTGTTCGACATGCTCGTAGGAGCTCTCCAGCGGCTGCGGCATTACCCGCAACGGGGCTTCATGATCAGCCAGGCGATGCCAGAAGATGTGGTGAGAGCGTACGAGCGACTGTGCAACGCAGGTTTTAGGAGTCGGCTCGTACCAGAAGGTGCGGAAACGCATCATGGGGTCCTCCACCCTCCAGCGCGATAG
- a CDS encoding NACHT domain-containing protein: MTEIVTSALSLLVKAAASPAKDAAFRKSWVIATLKRLNLDPKQPPKDFYSLYAYTLVEALHDQPSPVLQVFRDEHVQQSFYRSFSDKNWTRLKREIGESVERNRETGEYGNLPYGMSEVAQDFISKFQDLVSRSRSAYETRLENKLDDMSEMLDQVLKTRSAEEKHRQSENPQWAEASAAQRLTGDVREWFHAVGYTVRREWKVEEVSSVALLVEVPQRRPGKFDLVVALCVEGEVAPYHLESLKGLVEEVGAAEGWGIAHLRVSSAARELASRSNDSLFCYSFDELIDLEADFEPYIQWLEREVQNQHIDTRFVPLACRKEEIDPRTEKSFGTSMYDWREGGLDNYVDAWLADPAKKHLSLLGEFGMGKSWFALHLAGRLAVGWRDAKSRGVARPRIPLVISLRDYAKQTSVSALLSEFFFHKHRINVRNYEVFSVLNRMGRFLLIFDGFDEMASRTDRNTMVANFWELAKIVEPGAKVLLSSRTEYFPEAKEARDLFGARVAAATHAIPSDGPTFEIVELVPFDDDQIRKMLSHLLTPEKLEVVMGHESVRDLMRRPVMSELVIDALPEIEQGAVINLARIYLYAIKRKMDRDVSNERTFTSRADKLFFLCEVAWEMIHTNQLSLNYRDFPDRLRACFGSVVENSKDLDYWEQDMRNQSMLVRNSSGDYGPSHKSLLEFLVAFRFAAELGLLEGDFLHLISGPDESNGERLSWSEYFASRGEGGRLAHLLGFDPEGVEKLASNFGMAEYNPVIFDFLATMIKECDSYQDVLIAHIKSTASALEPFNLGGNCANLLAQAGGSLAGISLHEARLSGFGDTGEAFFDISLEATNLSKADLSEADISHLNKRNANFTGALLRGGSFLDSPISADHVLLDSHGAITVLRSRLPNTHPWVQPMDSAALHWPHGDLHEEPVVVPLTPDPKESWAGGCGIFEWDDGEWGCTDRSGTVIRSSATGEITQSFQVAASFAVTWGDSRALMAVDRSSSGYTWKVVDAATGHLLAVCDEAIAPIAHARVWGYRPSVNGVLLRVSSEEETALFEMTSANSEWVEQARFPVGTAHSIGGFTSIRTMVKEDTVYIEGPRSEILTYPKSEFGDTLDDLAVARCSAFTPDAQRLVMSNDRSVWMLERDAGSWRKAWSRSVSSDVSAFPAMSADGSKAVFAFRTGELSTWSLADGNRMSARSFNPLLRGAQFSRESDLEESDYESIKLSGGLIGG, encoded by the coding sequence ATGACGGAAATCGTAACGTCGGCTCTGAGTCTTCTTGTCAAAGCAGCTGCCAGTCCAGCCAAAGACGCAGCATTTAGAAAGTCCTGGGTAATTGCCACCCTTAAGCGACTGAATTTGGACCCGAAGCAGCCGCCAAAAGATTTCTATAGCCTCTACGCGTACACGCTAGTAGAGGCCCTCCACGATCAACCCTCTCCCGTTCTGCAGGTATTCCGGGACGAGCATGTCCAGCAGTCCTTCTATCGCTCCTTTTCTGATAAAAACTGGACTCGGCTAAAGCGTGAGATTGGTGAGTCCGTTGAGCGAAACCGGGAAACCGGTGAATACGGAAATCTTCCGTACGGCATGAGTGAAGTGGCTCAGGACTTCATTTCTAAGTTTCAAGATCTAGTCAGTCGTAGCCGGAGCGCCTACGAAACGAGACTTGAAAATAAACTAGACGACATGTCAGAGATGCTCGACCAAGTACTCAAGACGCGATCTGCAGAAGAGAAGCACCGACAGTCTGAAAATCCTCAGTGGGCTGAAGCAAGTGCGGCACAGAGACTGACAGGCGACGTCAGGGAATGGTTCCATGCTGTGGGCTACACCGTGCGTCGAGAATGGAAAGTAGAGGAAGTATCTTCCGTTGCCCTGCTGGTCGAAGTACCACAGCGCCGTCCGGGTAAATTCGACCTGGTCGTTGCGCTTTGCGTGGAAGGAGAGGTTGCTCCCTACCATCTGGAGTCGTTGAAGGGCCTAGTGGAAGAGGTAGGTGCAGCGGAGGGGTGGGGGATTGCGCACCTAAGGGTAAGTAGCGCTGCCCGTGAGCTGGCGAGCAGGTCGAACGATTCTCTCTTTTGCTATTCATTCGATGAACTGATTGACCTTGAAGCAGACTTCGAGCCATATATCCAGTGGCTAGAACGAGAAGTTCAGAATCAACACATTGACACTCGATTCGTTCCCCTTGCATGCCGCAAGGAAGAGATTGACCCTCGAACCGAGAAATCCTTCGGAACAAGCATGTACGACTGGCGTGAGGGTGGCCTCGACAACTACGTCGACGCTTGGCTAGCCGATCCGGCAAAGAAACACTTGTCTTTGCTGGGCGAGTTCGGGATGGGTAAATCGTGGTTTGCGCTCCATCTCGCTGGCCGGCTAGCAGTCGGTTGGCGAGACGCAAAATCACGCGGAGTTGCCCGTCCCCGCATTCCACTCGTGATTTCCCTTCGGGACTACGCAAAGCAGACGTCTGTATCGGCACTCCTTTCCGAGTTCTTTTTTCACAAACATCGCATCAACGTCCGTAATTATGAAGTATTCAGCGTGCTGAACCGCATGGGTCGCTTTCTTCTGATTTTCGATGGATTCGATGAGATGGCGTCTCGCACCGACCGCAATACGATGGTCGCAAATTTCTGGGAACTGGCTAAGATCGTCGAGCCGGGAGCTAAGGTACTTCTCAGTAGTCGCACAGAGTACTTCCCAGAGGCCAAGGAAGCTAGAGATCTATTTGGTGCACGCGTCGCGGCTGCAACGCATGCAATCCCCTCGGATGGTCCTACGTTTGAGATAGTCGAACTCGTACCCTTTGATGATGATCAGATCCGGAAGATGCTGAGCCATCTCCTGACACCCGAAAAATTGGAAGTTGTAATGGGTCACGAGAGTGTCCGTGACCTCATGCGCCGCCCCGTGATGTCAGAGCTAGTGATCGACGCTCTGCCTGAAATTGAACAGGGAGCCGTAATCAACCTGGCGCGAATCTATCTCTACGCCATTAAGCGCAAGATGGACCGCGACGTCTCTAATGAGCGCACCTTCACCTCCCGCGCAGATAAACTATTCTTCTTGTGCGAAGTGGCGTGGGAAATGATCCACACAAACCAGCTTAGTTTGAACTACCGAGATTTTCCCGACAGATTGCGTGCCTGTTTCGGCTCGGTCGTTGAGAATTCGAAAGATCTCGACTACTGGGAACAGGACATGCGCAATCAAAGCATGCTGGTAAGGAACTCTAGTGGCGACTACGGGCCGTCCCACAAATCGCTGCTAGAGTTCCTTGTTGCTTTCAGATTCGCAGCAGAACTTGGGCTCCTCGAAGGCGACTTCCTGCACCTAATCTCCGGCCCTGACGAGAGCAATGGTGAACGCCTCTCGTGGTCAGAGTACTTTGCCTCCCGAGGCGAGGGCGGCCGACTGGCGCATCTCCTAGGGTTCGACCCGGAAGGGGTCGAAAAGCTTGCCAGTAATTTCGGAATGGCCGAGTACAACCCGGTCATTTTCGACTTCCTAGCGACCATGATCAAGGAATGCGATTCCTACCAGGATGTGCTGATCGCCCATATCAAAAGTACTGCTAGCGCGTTGGAGCCGTTCAATCTAGGCGGAAACTGCGCGAACCTATTGGCGCAAGCCGGGGGTTCACTTGCTGGCATCTCATTGCATGAGGCAAGACTAAGCGGATTCGGTGACACCGGCGAGGCCTTCTTCGATATCTCGCTGGAGGCTACCAATCTATCCAAAGCCGACTTGTCTGAGGCCGATATCTCGCACCTGAATAAGCGCAACGCCAATTTCACCGGAGCCTTGCTGCGTGGAGGCAGCTTCCTTGATAGCCCCATTAGCGCAGATCACGTTCTGCTTGATTCGCACGGAGCTATTACTGTTCTACGTTCTCGGCTGCCTAATACTCACCCGTGGGTGCAACCCATGGATTCTGCTGCACTGCATTGGCCGCATGGCGACCTCCACGAGGAGCCTGTTGTCGTACCGCTCACTCCTGATCCCAAAGAATCATGGGCTGGAGGATGCGGGATTTTCGAATGGGATGACGGGGAATGGGGTTGCACTGATCGTAGCGGTACTGTAATCAGATCCTCGGCCACTGGCGAGATCACACAGAGTTTCCAGGTCGCTGCGTCTTTTGCTGTCACGTGGGGGGACTCACGGGCACTCATGGCGGTAGATCGCTCAAGTAGCGGATATACATGGAAAGTCGTTGACGCCGCTACTGGACACCTGCTGGCGGTTTGCGACGAAGCCATAGCCCCGATCGCTCATGCGCGCGTGTGGGGGTACCGCCCCAGCGTAAATGGCGTTTTGCTGCGAGTCTCATCTGAGGAGGAAACGGCCCTCTTCGAGATGACTTCCGCTAATAGTGAGTGGGTGGAGCAGGCCAGGTTTCCTGTGGGGACAGCTCATTCAATCGGAGGATTTACCTCCATCAGGACGATGGTTAAGGAGGACACCGTATATATCGAAGGCCCTCGATCGGAAATTTTGACTTACCCGAAGAGTGAGTTTGGGGACACATTGGATGACCTGGCCGTTGCCCGGTGTTCAGCATTCACACCGGATGCTCAGCGGCTAGTTATGTCAAACGATAGGAGCGTCTGGATGCTAGAGCGAGACGCTGGATCATGGCGCAAAGCCTGGTCTCGATCTGTGAGCTCAGACGTAAGCGCCTTTCCAGCTATGTCAGCAGACGGTTCTAAGGCTGTCTTCGCATTCCGTACTGGCGAGTTGTCAACATGGTCGCTGGCAGACGGTAACCGGATGTCTGCGAGGAGCTTCAATCCCCTACTTCGCGGAGCACAGTTCTCCAGAGAATCTGACTTGGAGGAGAGTGATTATGAGTCGATTAAGCTTTCAGGCGGCCTGATCGGCGGTTGA
- a CDS encoding helix-turn-helix transcriptional regulator has protein sequence MASPQMLKLPEVLAELAMSRAAFYRMRARGKAPKLIKLPNGQLRVRRADLDAWWRDLEASAA, from the coding sequence ATGGCCAGCCCGCAGATGCTCAAGCTCCCCGAAGTCCTCGCCGAACTCGCCATGAGCCGAGCCGCCTTCTACCGCATGCGTGCCCGCGGCAAGGCTCCCAAGCTCATCAAGCTCCCCAACGGTCAGCTCCGCGTACGCCGCGCCGACCTCGACGCCTGGTGGCGCGATCTCGAAGCGTCCGCCGCCTGA
- a CDS encoding DUF2637 domain-containing protein, with the protein MNSVQIRSAERALSVGTWLIVGGAMLFSILTVTPLMERHTAEGWKWTAPILPLVVDAAVVIVVRLDAVLARLGGHGGRWPVALRWMTGCMTLALNVADSALRKELVGVAVHAVAPLLLIVTAETGLAYRQAITAALRAQEARQKAEQAEREQAAAERREAAERRAREEREHTAQLVREQREHEALLAREQTEREQAARAEERERAEARERAEREARERREREREQQQVERERLEREAAQRLAAERLEREQREHRERAARQERAERERAALLAAGPATEKQPEEKARATVRAAFEAGLAVRAAAELTGWSIGWTATRYQELRDTAPNRALESATQ; encoded by the coding sequence GTGAACAGTGTTCAGATCCGTTCAGCGGAGCGTGCGTTGTCGGTCGGGACGTGGCTGATCGTGGGTGGGGCGATGCTCTTCTCCATCCTGACGGTGACGCCGCTCATGGAGCGGCATACGGCCGAGGGGTGGAAGTGGACCGCGCCGATTCTGCCCCTGGTGGTGGATGCCGCGGTCGTCATCGTGGTCCGCCTCGATGCTGTTCTGGCCCGTCTCGGTGGGCATGGCGGGCGGTGGCCGGTTGCGCTGCGGTGGATGACCGGGTGCATGACCCTGGCCCTGAACGTGGCCGACTCCGCACTGAGGAAAGAGCTGGTCGGCGTGGCCGTGCACGCGGTCGCCCCGCTCCTGCTCATCGTCACCGCGGAGACCGGTCTCGCCTACCGCCAGGCCATTACCGCCGCCCTGAGGGCGCAGGAAGCCCGGCAGAAGGCCGAGCAGGCCGAGCGCGAGCAAGCCGCCGCAGAGCGCCGTGAGGCGGCCGAGCGGCGAGCCCGGGAGGAGCGCGAGCACACCGCCCAGTTGGTGCGTGAGCAGCGTGAGCATGAGGCGCTGCTGGCCCGCGAACAGACCGAGCGCGAGCAGGCGGCACGGGCGGAGGAGCGAGAGCGGGCAGAGGCCCGGGAGCGGGCCGAGCGCGAGGCTCGTGAACGCCGTGAACGCGAGCGTGAACAGCAGCAGGTGGAGCGTGAACGCCTCGAACGAGAGGCCGCCCAACGCCTTGCCGCTGAGCGTCTTGAGCGCGAGCAGCGTGAACACCGTGAACGCGCCGCACGGCAGGAGCGGGCCGAGCGTGAACGGGCCGCGCTGCTGGCGGCCGGCCCCGCGACGGAGAAGCAGCCTGAGGAGAAGGCCCGGGCAACCGTGCGTGCGGCTTTCGAAGCGGGCCTGGCCGTGCGGGCCGCGGCGGAGCTGACCGGCTGGTCGATCGGCTGGACCGCCACCCGCTATCAGGAACTGCGCGACACCGCCCCGAACCGTGCGCTTGAAAGCGCGACCCAGTGA
- a CDS encoding bifunctional DNA primase/polymerase: protein MTHGVRSALLSAALDAAVCGWAVFPLRPGGKPPALHGEASCPLTGDCITGHRKWEQRATTDLDRIRRAWSAGWFNIGIATGPSGLVVVDLDMPKPKPKPNSSADTPCGVTTFKALCERTGQVVPATYRVRTASGGEHLYFTAPDGVRLGNTAGFLAPPIDTRAWGGYIVAPGSTVNGRTYEVIDSAPVAPLPGWLLDALKPDARPTGPVKLSLPKRGNRAAETALERETALVAATVEGRREAQLFESARKVARFVGWGDLTRDEVEEAFQRAGEAAGLPASQCRSTLRSVLNWSLRTCRPRETT, encoded by the coding sequence ATGACCCATGGAGTACGTTCCGCGCTGCTGTCTGCAGCGCTCGATGCCGCCGTCTGCGGCTGGGCAGTCTTCCCGTTACGGCCTGGCGGCAAGCCGCCCGCCCTGCACGGTGAAGCTTCCTGCCCGCTCACCGGCGACTGCATCACCGGCCACCGCAAGTGGGAGCAGCGCGCCACCACCGACCTCGACCGCATCCGGCGAGCGTGGTCGGCCGGCTGGTTCAACATCGGTATCGCGACCGGCCCGTCAGGGCTCGTCGTCGTCGACCTCGACATGCCCAAGCCCAAGCCCAAGCCCAACAGCAGTGCGGACACACCTTGCGGCGTGACGACCTTCAAGGCGCTCTGCGAGCGCACCGGGCAGGTCGTCCCCGCCACCTACCGGGTGCGGACTGCGAGCGGTGGAGAGCACCTGTACTTCACCGCTCCGGACGGCGTCCGGCTCGGCAACACCGCCGGATTCCTCGCCCCACCGATCGACACCCGCGCTTGGGGCGGATACATCGTCGCCCCCGGCAGCACCGTCAACGGGCGTACGTACGAAGTCATCGACTCCGCGCCGGTGGCGCCGCTGCCCGGATGGCTGCTCGACGCGCTCAAGCCTGATGCGCGTCCTACGGGGCCCGTGAAGCTGTCCTTGCCGAAGCGAGGCAACCGGGCAGCAGAGACGGCGCTGGAGCGGGAAACCGCCCTCGTGGCGGCCACCGTCGAAGGCAGGCGCGAGGCGCAGCTCTTCGAGAGCGCCCGGAAGGTTGCCCGCTTCGTCGGATGGGGCGACCTCACGCGGGACGAGGTGGAAGAGGCATTTCAGAGGGCGGGTGAGGCGGCCGGGCTCCCGGCTTCCCAGTGCCGCTCGACTCTGCGCAGCGTTCTGAACTGGTCCCTGCGCACCTGCCGGCCCCGGGAGACGACATGA